A single region of the Gemmatimonadota bacterium genome encodes:
- a CDS encoding sulfatase-like hydrolase/transferase, which translates to MPSPPHVLLVCTDHWPGRLFGQAGHPVIQTPTLDTLARSGVRYTRAYSECPVCIPARRTIMTGTTTATHGDRVFKVDNPMPPVPTVAQTFRDNGYQAYAVGKLHVYPQRDRIGFDDVILAEEGRPNIGALDDYEAFLGENGYAGEGFTHGMSNNDYAQRPWHLPEAMHVTNWTTRQMARMIRRRDPTRPGFWYLSYCHPHPPLTPLQCYLDLYRDEDPGEPYRGDWAEDPDGLPYALKAVRGNNCGMSGAQVAWARRAFYALCTHIDHQLRVVIGTLREEGLIDNTIVLFTADHGDMLGDHGLWAKRLYYEQSANVPMILVGRAGDDRVGHNRTDDRLVGWQDVMPTLLDLAGIDVPGTVEGLSMAGEDKREYLYGECGENAQATRMMHDGRHKLIYYPVGNHLQLFDLEQDPEECRDLSESSDHTQISARLKARLVDQMASLDPAWIQNGELTGLPDREYTLPPNRGLSGQRGLHWPPPPTDPGSSYVP; encoded by the coding sequence CTGGACACGCTCGCCCGTAGCGGGGTGAGGTATACGCGGGCCTACAGCGAATGCCCGGTGTGCATTCCCGCCCGCAGGACGATCATGACCGGTACGACCACGGCCACCCACGGCGACCGGGTCTTCAAGGTCGACAATCCCATGCCGCCGGTACCCACCGTGGCCCAGACCTTCCGGGACAACGGCTACCAGGCCTATGCGGTGGGCAAGCTGCACGTATACCCGCAGCGGGACCGGATCGGGTTCGACGACGTGATCCTGGCGGAGGAAGGACGTCCGAACATTGGCGCCCTGGACGACTACGAGGCTTTCCTCGGCGAGAACGGTTACGCCGGCGAAGGATTCACTCACGGCATGAGCAACAACGATTACGCTCAGCGGCCCTGGCATCTGCCCGAGGCCATGCACGTGACCAACTGGACCACGCGCCAGATGGCCCGGATGATCCGGCGCCGCGATCCGACACGGCCGGGATTCTGGTACCTGTCCTACTGCCATCCCCACCCCCCGCTGACCCCGTTGCAGTGCTACCTGGACCTGTATCGCGACGAGGACCCTGGTGAGCCGTATCGGGGCGACTGGGCGGAAGACCCCGACGGCCTGCCCTATGCACTGAAGGCGGTCCGCGGAAACAACTGCGGGATGAGCGGCGCCCAGGTCGCCTGGGCGAGGAGAGCCTTCTACGCGCTTTGCACCCACATCGACCACCAGTTGCGCGTGGTGATCGGCACGTTGCGTGAGGAAGGCCTGATCGACAACACGATCGTGCTCTTCACGGCCGACCACGGGGACATGCTGGGCGATCACGGCCTTTGGGCGAAGCGCCTGTATTACGAGCAGTCGGCCAACGTACCCATGATCCTCGTGGGCCGGGCCGGCGATGACCGGGTCGGACACAACCGCACCGACGACCGGCTCGTGGGCTGGCAGGACGTGATGCCCACGCTGCTGGACCTCGCGGGGATCGATGTCCCGGGCACGGTCGAAGGCCTTTCCATGGCGGGCGAGGACAAGCGGGAATACCTGTACGGCGAGTGCGGCGAAAACGCCCAGGCCACGCGCATGATGCACGATGGCCGGCACAAGCTGATCTACTATCCGGTGGGCAACCATCTACAGTTATTCGACCTCGAGCAGGATCCGGAAGAATGCCGCGATTTATCCGAATCGTCGGACCACACCCAAATCTCAGCCCGGCTGAAGGCTAGGCTGGTGGACCAGATGGCCAGCCTGGACCCGGCGTGGATACAGAACGGGGAATTGACCGGCCTGCCGGACCGAGAATACACATTGCCACCCAACCGGGGTCTGTCCGGCCAGCGGGGCCTGCACTGGCCGCCGCCGCCCACGGATCCGGGATCTTCATACGTACCCTGA
- a CDS encoding sulfite exporter TauE/SafE family protein — protein MDLDVLKTVVQLLSGALIGACIGMTGIGGGVLLLPVLTLGFGLPSTVAVGTAHLYSCLCKLPAVFFHFRQGTIRFRTSAYFLVGAVPVSVAVALWITGYAGDMDPADPAWRDLQTNLRQFIAAVVILSGLLILWHMFMRPGSHAAAGPAGQHAPARVTGGKVFLVAVLGAFIGGLIASTSVGSGILIVPLMIILFRLSAVDTVGSSIFIALVLTLTSSIIYAGSSQLDLAIAVTMAAGSLVGVPLGVRMSRRIPERYLQITITGLVLVAGGVMLFGG, from the coding sequence ATGGACCTGGATGTCCTGAAGACCGTCGTGCAACTCCTGTCCGGCGCGCTGATCGGCGCCTGTATCGGCATGACCGGCATCGGTGGCGGGGTCCTCCTGCTGCCCGTTCTCACGCTGGGATTCGGCCTGCCGTCCACGGTAGCGGTGGGCACCGCCCATCTCTATTCCTGCCTCTGCAAGCTCCCCGCCGTGTTCTTCCATTTCCGGCAGGGGACCATCCGGTTCCGCACCTCGGCGTACTTCCTCGTGGGGGCGGTGCCCGTCTCCGTAGCCGTCGCCCTCTGGATCACGGGGTACGCCGGCGACATGGACCCGGCCGACCCGGCCTGGCGCGACCTCCAGACGAATCTTCGCCAGTTCATCGCGGCGGTGGTCATCCTATCGGGCCTGCTGATCCTGTGGCACATGTTCATGCGGCCGGGTTCCCACGCGGCGGCCGGACCGGCCGGACAACACGCGCCTGCCCGGGTCACCGGCGGAAAGGTGTTCCTCGTGGCGGTACTCGGCGCTTTCATCGGCGGGTTGATCGCCTCCACCTCGGTGGGCAGCGGCATACTCATCGTGCCGCTCATGATCATCCTGTTCCGGCTAAGTGCGGTGGACACGGTGGGCTCGTCGATCTTCATCGCGCTGGTGCTGACGCTCACGAGTTCGATCATCTACGCCGGCAGCAGCCAGCTGGATCTCGCCATCGCTGTGACCATGGCGGCGGGATCGTTGGTGGGCGTGCCCCTGGGGGTGCGGATGTCCCGCAGGATTCCGGAGCGCTACCTGCAGATCACCATTACGGGACTCGTGCTGGTCGCGGGAGGGGTCATGCTGTTCGGGGGTTGA
- a CDS encoding S1/P1 nuclease encodes MRTARIAVLSILLLCGSPPAAAWGPNGHRIVGQIAENHLTDAARKGISKLVGRASLAQIGTWADEIKSDPAWRHASPWHYINAAPGQSIESAKRSPDGDVVEAIQRFERVLRDRGSGRKERVEALKFLTHFVADVHQPLHVGYASDRGGNDIRVRWFGETTNLHRVWDEHLVEHQRLSFTEWVRFFGHAEPGEIEAWRRSDVYDWARESRSMLPAVYDYGSSRSERTPYLGYAYIFKHADGVRLRLLQAGIRLSGMLNDIFASP; translated from the coding sequence ATGCGCACTGCACGAATAGCCGTCCTATCGATCCTCCTGTTGTGCGGGTCCCCGCCGGCCGCGGCCTGGGGGCCGAACGGCCACCGCATCGTGGGCCAGATCGCCGAGAACCACCTTACGGACGCGGCCCGCAAGGGCATTTCCAAACTCGTCGGCCGCGCTTCGCTGGCGCAGATCGGCACCTGGGCCGACGAGATCAAGTCCGATCCCGCCTGGCGCCATGCCTCGCCGTGGCATTACATCAACGCGGCGCCCGGCCAGTCGATTGAGTCGGCGAAAAGAAGTCCGGACGGCGACGTGGTCGAGGCCATTCAGCGTTTCGAACGGGTGTTGAGGGACCGTGGATCGGGCAGGAAGGAACGGGTGGAAGCGTTGAAATTCCTGACGCACTTCGTGGCCGATGTCCACCAGCCGCTGCACGTGGGCTATGCCAGCGACCGCGGCGGCAATGATATCCGGGTCCGGTGGTTCGGCGAAACTACGAACCTCCACAGGGTCTGGGACGAGCACCTCGTCGAGCACCAGCGGCTGAGCTTCACGGAATGGGTCCGGTTCTTCGGGCACGCCGAACCCGGCGAAATCGAGGCGTGGCGCCGTTCGGACGTATATGACTGGGCGCGGGAGTCGCGGAGCATGTTGCCGGCCGTCTACGACTACGGCAGTTCCCGTTCCGAAAGAACCCCCTACCTGGGCTATGCCTATATCTTCAAGCATGCCGACGGGGTCAGACTCAGGCTGCTGCAGGCCGGCATCCGCCTGAGCGGCATGTTGAACGATATATTCGCCTCGCCCTGA